A genomic segment from Salvelinus alpinus chromosome 8, SLU_Salpinus.1, whole genome shotgun sequence encodes:
- the LOC139582247 gene encoding gamma-aminobutyric acid receptor subunit rho-1-like produces MRPGFGGPAVPVGVDVQVESLDTISEVDMDFTMTLYIRHYWKDERLSFHSTTNKSMTFDGRLVKKIWVPDMFFVHSKKSFTHDTTTDNVMLRVYPDGKVLYSQRVTVTSMCSMDLSRFPLDTQTCSLEIESYAYTDDDLMLYWKKGNNSLSTDENISLSQFLIQEFQTTTKLAFYSSTGWYNRLYITFTLRRHIFFFLLQTYFPATLMVMLSWVSFWIDRRAVPARVPLGITTVLTMSTIITGVNASMPRVSYIKAVDIYLWVSFVFVFLSVIEYAAVNYLSTVQERKEKKLRERLPCTCGMTHPGMMGSYSEEDVNNTGNYDCMPEENGAMKQQRMMVHLDIEENNQITGHVGSSAYSSMWVDTHAIDKYSRVIFPGSYTLFNIIYWSCYL; encoded by the exons ATGAGGCCTGGCTTTGGAG GACCTGCTGTTCCAGTTGGCGTTGATGTTCAGGTAGAAAGTCTGGACACGATCTCAGAAGTTGACATG GACTTCACCATGACCCTGTATATTAGACACTACTGGAAAGATGAGCGCCTCTCTTTCCACAGCACCACCAATAAGAGCATGACCTTTGACGGGCGCCTGGTCAAGAAGATCTGGGTGCCAGACATGTTCTTTGTCCACTCCAAGAAGTCTTTCACACACGACACCACCACAGATAATGTCATGCTGAGAGTCTACCCTGATGGCAAGGTGCTCTACAGCCAAAG GGTGACAGTGACATCAATGTGCAGCATGGACTTGAGTCGCTTCCCTCTGGACACACAGACCTGCTCCCTGGAGATTGAGAGCT ATGCGTACACGGATGACGACCTGATGCTCTACTGGAAGAAAGGGAACAATTCCCTGAGCACTGATGAAAATATCTCCCTCTCCCAGTTCCTCATCCAGGAGTTCCAAACCACCACAAAACTAGCCTTCTACAGCAGCACAG GCTGGTACAACCGTCTGTACATCACCTTCACCCTGCGACGCCACATCTTCTTCTTCCTGCTCCAGACCTACTTCCCCGCCACTCTGATGGTCATGTTGTCCTGGGTGTCCTTCTGGATCGACCGCCGGGCCGTACCGGCCAGGGTTCCTCTGG GTATCACCACGGTGCTCACCATGTCCACCATCATCACTGGAGTCAACGCCTCCATGCCCAGGGTTTCCTACATCAAAGCTGTGGACATTTACCTCTGGGTCAGTTTTGTGTTTGTGTTCCTATCGGTGATAGAGTACGCCGCAGTGAACTACCTGTCTACGGTGCAAGAACGGAAGGAAAAAAAGCTACGAGAAAGG ctGCCCTGCACCTGTGGCATGACCCACCCGGGCATGATGGGTAGCTACAGCGAGGAGGACGTCAACAACACGGGGAACTATGACTGTATGCCTGAGGAGAACGGCGCCATGAAGCAGCAGAGGATGATGGTCCATCTGGACATTGAGGAAAACAACCAAATCACAGGACATGTGGGCTCCAGTGCC